From Alienimonas californiensis, a single genomic window includes:
- a CDS encoding glycosyltransferase family 4 protein, translated as MLYVVTNYGLLSETFVRDLVRDLAARGWAVTIACSHAGPEASVPPGATLRPVRFAQLTRPADRLAGRFERTLRGGDGWSRLARSATRALAPVIAEARPDVAFVDDGRAAALAVGALGQAGVPFAVHFHGSDITNGLSDVGYRGTLPQVFDAAGAIVLASHHMRRLLTLEGADPDRCRVIRLAVQTDGVEPVPWAERRRQPPSVAYFGRLTPKKHPVALIEAFARARRRVPEARLTMIGNGPERDRVVARIARHGLGEAVRLLPGLPRAEGLEIVAQHWVFAQHSVTAISGDQEGFALSPAEAALLELPIVSTWHNGIPEHVADGETGFLVPEHDYEAMGDRLAELFADPDRCETMGRAGRRRVSALCPPDARGAAIDALLTELSDRRPS; from the coding sequence TTGTTGTACGTCGTGACGAATTACGGGCTGCTCTCGGAAACCTTCGTGCGGGACCTGGTGCGGGATCTCGCCGCTCGCGGCTGGGCCGTGACGATCGCCTGCTCCCATGCCGGCCCGGAGGCCAGCGTCCCCCCGGGGGCGACGCTGCGGCCCGTGCGGTTCGCCCAACTGACCCGCCCGGCGGACCGTCTCGCGGGGCGGTTTGAACGCACGCTGCGGGGCGGCGACGGCTGGTCCCGGTTGGCCCGGTCCGCCACGCGGGCGCTGGCGCCGGTGATCGCCGAGGCCCGGCCGGACGTGGCCTTCGTCGACGACGGCCGCGCCGCCGCCTTGGCCGTCGGGGCGTTGGGGCAGGCGGGCGTGCCCTTCGCCGTCCACTTCCACGGGTCGGACATCACCAACGGCCTGTCCGACGTCGGCTACCGAGGGACCCTGCCGCAGGTGTTCGACGCCGCGGGGGCGATCGTGCTCGCCTCGCACCACATGCGGCGCCTGCTGACGTTGGAGGGCGCCGATCCCGATCGCTGCCGCGTGATCCGCCTGGCGGTGCAGACCGACGGGGTCGAGCCGGTCCCCTGGGCGGAACGTCGCCGGCAGCCGCCCTCGGTCGCCTACTTCGGCCGCCTCACGCCCAAGAAGCACCCGGTCGCGTTGATCGAGGCGTTCGCCCGCGCCCGCCGCCGCGTGCCGGAGGCCCGGCTGACGATGATCGGCAACGGACCCGAGCGCGACCGCGTCGTCGCCCGGATCGCCCGGCACGGCCTCGGCGAGGCGGTGCGGCTCCTGCCCGGCCTGCCGCGGGCGGAGGGGTTGGAGATCGTGGCGCAGCACTGGGTCTTCGCCCAGCACAGCGTCACCGCGATTAGCGGCGATCAGGAGGGGTTCGCCCTCAGCCCGGCCGAGGCGGCCCTGCTGGAACTGCCGATCGTCTCCACCTGGCACAACGGCATCCCGGAGCACGTCGCCGACGGCGAGACCGGCTTCCTCGTGCCGGAACACGATTACGAAGCGATGGGCGACCGGCTCGCGGAGCTGTTCGCCGATCCCGACCGCTGCGAAACGATGGGCCGGGCCGGCCGGCGGCGGGTGTCGGCACTCTGCCCGCCCGACGCCCGCGGGGCGGCGATCGACGCGTTGCTGACGGAACTCTCCGACCGGCGTCCCTCATGA
- a CDS encoding glycosyltransferase family 2 protein yields the protein MSAGPVTVVIPNRNGVAFLEEAVGSALADAAVGRVVAVDDGSTDGSRRILDLLTERHPDRLRALRQEGGGACVARNAGLALAEGPFVKFLDSDDVLEPGAVGRQVEQLAAFAGQTVSVYGDVRWVNERGEPLPSPPPPPADLPEAARMIEHPPLTAAPLHRVEDVRRVDGFDPRVPRGQEHDLHLRMWLAGVRFVHRPGVVYAYRQHGGGRISDADGQAAVARGRFEALSRHVETARQTLGEPLAPEVAAAFGRQFWRVGRRSLQTGAPAAAAAPFFQTAKRLAGDEAIVGGRAYRLLCRTVGPTLAERLGRRG from the coding sequence ATGAGCGCCGGGCCGGTCACCGTCGTCATCCCCAACCGCAACGGGGTCGCCTTTCTGGAGGAGGCCGTCGGCAGCGCCTTGGCGGACGCCGCCGTCGGCCGGGTCGTGGCCGTCGACGACGGGTCGACCGACGGCAGCCGCCGCATCCTCGACCTCCTAACCGAGCGCCACCCGGACCGACTGCGGGCGCTCCGGCAGGAGGGCGGCGGGGCCTGCGTCGCCCGCAATGCCGGGCTCGCCCTGGCGGAGGGGCCGTTCGTGAAGTTCCTCGACTCGGACGACGTGCTCGAACCGGGGGCCGTCGGCCGGCAGGTCGAACAGCTGGCGGCGTTCGCCGGGCAGACCGTCAGCGTCTACGGCGACGTGCGGTGGGTGAACGAGCGGGGCGAACCGCTGCCGAGCCCGCCCCCCCCGCCGGCCGACCTACCGGAGGCGGCGCGGATGATTGAACACCCCCCGCTGACCGCCGCCCCGCTGCACCGCGTCGAGGACGTGCGGCGGGTCGACGGGTTCGACCCCCGCGTGCCCCGCGGGCAGGAGCACGACCTGCACCTGCGCATGTGGCTGGCGGGCGTGCGGTTCGTGCACCGCCCCGGCGTCGTCTACGCTTACCGGCAGCACGGCGGCGGACGGATCAGCGACGCCGACGGCCAGGCCGCGGTCGCCCGCGGTCGGTTCGAGGCGCTTTCGCGCCATGTCGAAACGGCCCGGCAGACGCTGGGCGAGCCGCTGGCCCCGGAGGTCGCCGCCGCGTTCGGCCGGCAGTTCTGGCGAGTCGGCCGCCGCAGCCTGCAAACCGGGGCGCCCGCGGCGGCGGCGGCCCCGTTCTTCCAAACGGCGAAGCGGTTGGCCGGCGACGAGGCGATCGTCGGCGGGCGGGCCTACCGTCTGCTGTGCCGCACCGTCGGCCCGACCCTCGCCGAACGCCTCGGGCGGCGGGGGTGA
- a CDS encoding glycosyltransferase family 2 protein produces MTAPSPPPAAARPRFGIVTPSYNQGAYLRETIESVLSQQGLGTEFDLDYAVIDGGSTDDSAAIIREYEDRLTFWCSEKDRGQSHAINKGFEHVTKDPAAIAAWLNSDDVYLPGALSKVAAYWREHAPDALVGRCQKTDPSGNVYNATVLEEYTFDKLVDWGRHSFMQPGCFLSRRVWDAVGGVNENLWYVMDVELWLKVARDYRFDTLDEPLAAAKSHDQAKTTNLQGRGETWTEHQLMLLKQGAREHVARTMRDQRMAFERLNAEVRGAYALPGVGLLVRAAHKLVRNRMDRDPTYAPPKARSAEPPQTGG; encoded by the coding sequence ATGACGGCCCCCAGCCCGCCGCCCGCCGCCGCCCGGCCGCGGTTCGGCATCGTGACGCCCAGCTACAATCAGGGGGCGTACCTGCGCGAAACGATCGAGAGCGTGCTGAGCCAGCAGGGCCTCGGCACGGAGTTCGACCTCGACTACGCCGTGATCGACGGCGGCAGCACGGACGACTCTGCGGCGATCATCCGCGAATACGAGGACCGCCTCACCTTCTGGTGCAGCGAAAAGGACCGCGGCCAGAGCCACGCGATTAATAAAGGCTTCGAGCACGTCACCAAAGACCCTGCGGCGATCGCCGCGTGGCTCAACAGCGACGACGTGTATCTGCCGGGGGCACTGTCGAAAGTGGCCGCCTACTGGCGGGAGCACGCCCCGGACGCCCTCGTCGGCCGCTGCCAGAAGACGGACCCGTCCGGCAACGTCTATAACGCGACCGTGCTGGAGGAGTATACGTTCGATAAATTGGTCGACTGGGGGCGGCACAGCTTCATGCAGCCGGGCTGTTTCCTCTCCCGGCGGGTGTGGGACGCCGTCGGCGGGGTGAACGAGAACCTGTGGTACGTGATGGACGTCGAGCTCTGGTTAAAGGTCGCCCGGGACTATCGGTTCGACACGCTGGACGAGCCCCTCGCCGCGGCGAAGAGCCACGATCAGGCGAAGACGACCAACCTCCAGGGGCGGGGCGAGACCTGGACGGAGCATCAATTGATGTTGCTCAAGCAAGGCGCCCGCGAGCACGTGGCCCGCACGATGCGGGACCAACGCATGGCCTTCGAGCGATTGAACGCGGAAGTCCGCGGGGCCTACGCCCTCCCGGGCGTCGGCTTGCTGGTGCGGGCCGCCCACAAGCTGGTGCGCAACCGGATGGATCGGGACCCGACCTACGCCCCGCCCAAAGCCCGCTCCGCCGAACCCCCGCAGACAGGCGGATGA
- a CDS encoding glycosyltransferase family 4 protein produces the protein MTQPPDPLKVRAYLEPGRTLEPVTGVGRHANAMVRALAERPEVTLDLLFSRGWLGEDGRLPANAPLRDLPLRTYALPERFSERLRKLTGRPSLARHAAGADVVYAPADAILPTGPVPAVVTLHDVFAVDPEFPAHRTTPAARRLERRWRTWLPRLFACSDAVLTVSDDSRRRMRRLTDTADTPVIVVGNGVSPVFYQIFEKPPADCRRPGPWPYALAVGGLQGRKGAAEMLAVAAELARRGSEVRVVFVGRPEPKWEQVAQQTPNAVVAGPIGDELMADYLRAADAQLFLSHYEGFGLPALEAMAAGTPVVAANNTSLPEVVGDAGVCLAATDTGAATDAILAFADGGAMREDYVQKGRARAARFTWAACAERAFQVLTAAAHHDAALLRELAERPLTDGG, from the coding sequence ATGACGCAACCACCCGACCCGCTGAAGGTGCGCGCCTATCTGGAACCGGGCCGCACGCTGGAGCCAGTGACCGGCGTGGGCCGGCACGCGAACGCGATGGTCCGGGCACTGGCGGAGCGGCCGGAGGTGACGCTCGACCTGCTGTTCTCGCGGGGGTGGCTGGGGGAGGACGGCCGGCTGCCGGCGAACGCGCCGCTCCGCGACCTGCCGCTTCGCACCTACGCCCTGCCGGAGCGGTTTTCGGAACGGCTCCGCAAGCTGACCGGGCGTCCGTCGCTGGCGCGACACGCCGCCGGGGCGGACGTCGTCTACGCCCCCGCTGACGCCATACTGCCGACCGGGCCCGTGCCGGCGGTCGTGACGCTGCACGACGTGTTCGCCGTCGACCCGGAGTTCCCCGCCCACCGCACGACCCCGGCGGCCCGGCGGTTGGAGCGTCGCTGGCGAACGTGGCTCCCGCGGCTGTTCGCCTGCTCCGACGCGGTCCTGACGGTCTCCGACGACAGCCGGCGTCGCATGCGGCGGCTGACGGACACCGCGGACACCCCGGTGATCGTCGTCGGCAACGGCGTCTCGCCGGTGTTCTATCAAATCTTCGAAAAGCCCCCCGCCGACTGCCGCCGCCCCGGTCCGTGGCCGTACGCCCTGGCAGTGGGGGGATTGCAGGGCCGCAAGGGCGCCGCGGAGATGCTGGCCGTCGCCGCGGAGCTTGCCCGGCGCGGTTCGGAGGTGCGGGTGGTGTTCGTCGGCCGGCCCGAGCCGAAGTGGGAACAGGTCGCCCAACAGACGCCGAACGCCGTCGTCGCCGGGCCGATCGGCGACGAGCTGATGGCGGACTATCTGCGGGCCGCCGACGCCCAATTATTTCTCTCCCATTACGAGGGGTTCGGTCTGCCCGCGCTGGAGGCGATGGCGGCCGGCACGCCGGTTGTCGCCGCGAACAACACCAGTCTGCCGGAGGTCGTCGGCGACGCCGGGGTGTGTCTGGCCGCGACGGACACGGGCGCCGCGACCGACGCAATTCTCGCCTTCGCCGACGGCGGCGCCATGCGGGAGGACTATGTGCAAAAGGGCCGCGCCCGGGCCGCCCGTTTCACCTGGGCGGCCTGTGCCGAGCGGGCCTTTCAGGTGCTCACCGCCGCCGCCCACCACGACGCGGCGTTGCTGCGCGAACTTGCCGAACGCCCGCTGACCGACGGCGGGTGA
- a CDS encoding glycosyltransferase family 4 protein — protein MTPPPPASAAPTDGPAPLRAVFLWSEINGYMAACFRELAGRADVDPYFLAFASGRSGSGAAFADDVVAGLPCRLLEPGERDDAALVRRLVEERRPDVVVLNGWYHRPYRRLPFGEPLRNSEHGGPPGFMMTFDTPWRGDLRQRLARFPLASLLNRCAITVVTGERSWQYGKRLGIPEARLRRGMYGVAHAGLTECLRRREDGPWPRRFLFVGRYADEKGLDVLAEAYARYREGVNRDSANGSGAGEPWTLECCGTGPRGGLIAGREGIEDRGFVQPSALRERFAAAGALVLPSRFDPWPLALVESAAAGLPILCTEACGSSVELVRPYYNGLAVATDDVAALARGLRFLHDRHADLPEYGRRSHALAAAYSAQIWADRYTAYLTEARRAADA, from the coding sequence GTGACGCCCCCGCCCCCCGCGAGCGCCGCCCCCACCGACGGCCCCGCCCCGCTGCGGGCGGTCTTTCTCTGGTCGGAGATCAACGGCTACATGGCGGCCTGCTTCCGGGAACTGGCCGGCCGGGCGGACGTCGACCCGTATTTCCTCGCCTTCGCCTCCGGCCGGTCCGGGTCCGGGGCGGCGTTCGCGGACGACGTGGTCGCGGGGCTGCCCTGTCGGTTGCTCGAACCCGGAGAGCGGGACGACGCGGCGCTGGTGCGGCGGTTGGTCGAAGAACGGCGGCCGGACGTGGTGGTCCTGAACGGCTGGTATCACCGCCCCTACCGCCGCCTGCCCTTCGGGGAGCCGTTGCGAAACTCCGAGCACGGCGGGCCGCCGGGCTTCATGATGACCTTCGACACCCCCTGGCGCGGGGATTTGCGGCAACGCCTCGCCCGGTTCCCGCTGGCCAGCCTGCTGAACCGCTGTGCGATCACGGTCGTCACCGGCGAACGCAGTTGGCAGTACGGGAAACGGCTGGGCATCCCGGAGGCCCGGTTGCGGCGGGGGATGTACGGCGTCGCCCACGCGGGCCTCACCGAATGTCTGCGGCGGCGGGAGGACGGCCCGTGGCCGCGGCGATTCCTGTTCGTCGGGCGTTATGCGGACGAAAAGGGGCTGGACGTGCTCGCCGAGGCCTACGCCCGCTATCGCGAGGGCGTGAACCGGGACAGCGCCAACGGGAGCGGGGCCGGCGAGCCGTGGACGCTGGAATGCTGCGGGACCGGCCCGCGGGGCGGCCTGATCGCCGGGCGGGAGGGGATCGAGGATCGCGGCTTCGTGCAGCCGTCCGCGCTGCGGGAACGGTTCGCCGCGGCGGGGGCGCTGGTCTTGCCCAGCCGGTTCGATCCGTGGCCGCTGGCGCTGGTCGAATCCGCAGCAGCCGGGTTGCCGATCCTCTGCACGGAAGCCTGCGGGTCGAGCGTGGAACTGGTCCGCCCCTATTACAACGGCCTCGCCGTGGCGACCGACGACGTCGCCGCCCTCGCCCGCGGCCTGCGGTTCCTGCACGACCGCCACGCCGACCTGCCCGAGTACGGCCGCCGCTCCCACGCCCTGGCCGCGGCCTATTCGGCTCAGATTTGGGCGGATCGTTACACGGCCTATTTGACCGAGGCCCGGCGGGCGGCGGACGCCTGA
- a CDS encoding O-fucosyltransferase family protein, with amino-acid sequence MTTRLARGRIAASRTGRRAWARVRIGLSQEVGPHPATRRLVIKSIFGMANRLRYLLTAKAFADRWGLQLCPDWREGWYGPPGENSFFELFELDGAEEPPTDWGAVYPPSWAGRTELTTYQWMEDVKREKGERAMQRDLMFPFYRALVERPAAETMINSGWLVVPEDLPVAGVNYVPRRVNEALRPSARCREAIAAELPPLAGCVGVHVRRTDSPNQLPLEAYFRLVGNDDRPIFLCTDSADVEREFRTKYGDRLLSIERHYHADGGALHHGGFNSAGGDESAPDRRRLAVEAVRDLYGLGGCGRIVHGGNSSYSQFAVDVLAAPDADVRLAT; translated from the coding sequence ATGACGACACGACTCGCCCGCGGAAGAATCGCCGCTTCGCGGACGGGCCGACGCGCGTGGGCCCGCGTCCGCATCGGCCTGTCGCAGGAGGTCGGCCCCCACCCGGCGACCCGTCGGTTGGTGATTAAATCCATCTTCGGGATGGCGAACCGCCTGCGGTATCTGCTGACGGCGAAGGCCTTCGCGGACCGCTGGGGGTTGCAGCTCTGCCCGGACTGGCGCGAGGGCTGGTACGGGCCGCCGGGCGAGAACAGCTTTTTCGAACTGTTCGAGCTCGACGGCGCCGAGGAGCCGCCCACGGATTGGGGCGCCGTTTATCCGCCAAGCTGGGCGGGTCGGACGGAACTCACCACCTATCAATGGATGGAGGACGTCAAACGGGAGAAGGGCGAGCGGGCGATGCAGCGAGATCTCATGTTCCCGTTCTATCGGGCGTTGGTCGAACGCCCGGCGGCGGAGACGATGATTAATAGCGGCTGGCTGGTCGTTCCGGAGGACCTGCCGGTCGCCGGGGTGAACTACGTGCCCCGCCGCGTCAACGAGGCCCTGCGGCCGAGCGCGCGGTGCCGCGAGGCGATCGCCGCCGAGCTTCCCCCGCTGGCGGGCTGCGTCGGCGTGCACGTGCGGCGGACGGATTCGCCGAACCAGTTGCCGCTGGAGGCGTACTTCCGGCTCGTCGGGAACGACGACCGGCCGATTTTCCTCTGCACGGACTCCGCGGACGTCGAACGGGAGTTTCGCACGAAATACGGCGACCGCCTGCTATCCATTGAACGCCATTATCATGCTGACGGCGGGGCGCTGCATCACGGCGGGTTCAATTCGGCCGGGGGGGACGAATCGGCACCGGACCGGCGCCGGCTGGCCGTCGAGGCGGTACGCGACTTATATGGCCTCGGGGGTTGCGGCCGGATCGTGCACGGGGGGAACTCCTCCTACAGCCAATTTGCCGTCGACGTCCTCGCCGCCCCGGACGCCGACGTCCGCCTGGCGACGTGA